The Lutibacter sp. Hel_I_33_5 genome has a window encoding:
- a CDS encoding DNA replication/repair protein RecF, producing the protein MYLEKISLVNFKNISSQTFDFQQKINCFVGNNGVGKTNVLDAIYYLSFAKSYFNPVAVQNIKHHENFFMIEGAYNLNDRVEKIVCSLKRGQKKILKRNDKAYEKFSDHIGLFPLVIISPADRDLVVEGSDTRRKFIDGVISQQDKSYLQDLISYNKVLSQRNALLKYFAANRTFDALNLSVYDEQLHNLGTKIYTKRTAFLEGFIPIFNEKYQIISEDKEQVNLVYKSQLHTSDLSDLLKKSLEKDKILQYTTCGIHKDDLSFQIDEHAIKKFGSQGQQKSYLIALKLAQFEFIKQQSNVLPILLLDDIFDKLDEQRVAQIITLVNNDEFGQIFITDTHSERTENVLKQGKKEFKIFKL; encoded by the coding sequence ATGTATTTGGAAAAAATTTCTTTGGTGAATTTTAAGAATATTTCTTCGCAAACATTTGATTTTCAACAGAAAATAAATTGTTTCGTAGGCAATAATGGTGTTGGTAAAACCAATGTTTTAGACGCTATTTATTATTTGTCTTTTGCAAAAAGTTATTTTAACCCTGTTGCTGTACAAAACATAAAACATCATGAAAACTTTTTTATGATTGAAGGCGCATACAATTTAAACGATCGTGTAGAAAAAATTGTGTGTAGTTTAAAAAGAGGGCAGAAGAAGATTTTAAAGAGAAATGATAAGGCATACGAAAAGTTTTCTGATCATATAGGATTATTTCCTTTAGTTATTATTTCACCTGCGGATAGAGATTTGGTGGTAGAAGGAAGCGATACAAGAAGAAAATTTATAGACGGCGTTATCTCACAACAAGATAAAAGCTACTTACAAGATTTAATTAGTTATAATAAAGTGCTTTCTCAAAGAAATGCATTATTAAAGTATTTTGCAGCTAATAGAACTTTTGATGCGTTAAACTTAAGCGTTTACGACGAGCAGTTACATAATTTAGGAACTAAAATTTATACTAAAAGAACTGCTTTTTTAGAAGGCTTTATACCGATATTTAATGAAAAGTATCAAATAATATCGGAAGATAAAGAACAAGTTAATTTAGTATATAAAAGTCAGTTACATACAAGTGATTTATCTGATTTACTTAAGAAAAGTTTAGAAAAAGATAAAATATTACAATACACAACATGCGGAATTCACAAAGACGATTTAAGTTTTCAAATTGATGAACATGCTATTAAGAAGTTTGGTTCTCAAGGTCAGCAGAAATCGTATTTAATTGCGTTAAAATTAGCACAATTCGAGTTTATCAAACAACAATCTAATGTATTACCAATTTTGTTGTTAGATGATATTTTTGATAAATTGGACGAACAACGTGTAGCGCAAATTATTACTTTAGTAAATAATGACGAATTCGGACAGATATTTATTACAGACACACATTCTGAACGAACTGAAAATGTATTAAAACAAGGAAAGAAGGAGTTTAAGATTTTTAAGTTGTAG
- a CDS encoding lipopolysaccharide assembly protein LapB: protein MLRKLLLLFILCFISCKKNIKSQVIETANISDVERLGYALEKALDSDDIFGINKLYDERALANRFLQKSSKKRILQFNSGYFKSFSRQFSFGEMIISEKSNGAYYDFINVYLDENNNYHLIFRLYNNGINYHDHLIKVVNGKPKIIDTYIYLSGEFLSDSYKRMYKRMLNKVIFDNKNLDEITFIKDLEKLKEVRSLILKQNFKKALNKYNSISNASKKLKSFKIININASSNISEKLYIESIEDYKKSFPKDKSLPLISIDGYIINKQFNKAFQNIDILDRYVKGDKLLNFIRGNTFIYQKKIKEALEMFTTVNKDFPKFIDAYESKLMIYLEQHNHEKAIEILDVLNNDFKTNKEDITLNIANNYPNFIKSKAYENWYKSK, encoded by the coding sequence ATGTTAAGAAAATTATTGTTGCTTTTTATTTTATGTTTTATTTCGTGTAAAAAAAATATTAAATCACAGGTAATAGAAACTGCAAACATAAGTGATGTTGAACGTTTGGGTTATGCTTTAGAAAAAGCTCTAGATAGCGATGATATTTTTGGTATTAATAAGCTTTATGATGAAAGAGCTTTAGCGAATCGTTTTTTACAAAAATCAAGTAAAAAAAGAATACTTCAATTCAATAGTGGGTATTTTAAAAGTTTTTCTAGGCAGTTTAGCTTTGGAGAAATGATTATTTCAGAAAAAAGTAATGGAGCTTATTATGATTTCATTAATGTGTATTTAGATGAAAATAATAATTATCATTTAATATTTAGATTATATAATAATGGAATAAATTATCATGACCATTTAATTAAAGTTGTAAATGGTAAGCCTAAAATAATAGATACTTATATTTATTTAAGTGGTGAATTTTTGAGTGATTCTTATAAGAGGATGTATAAGAGAATGCTAAACAAGGTTATATTTGATAATAAAAATTTAGATGAAATTACTTTTATAAAGGATTTAGAAAAGTTAAAAGAAGTCAGGTCTTTAATTTTAAAACAAAACTTTAAAAAAGCATTAAATAAGTATAATAGCATTAGTAATGCTTCTAAAAAATTAAAATCTTTTAAAATAATAAATATTAATGCTTCATCAAATATCTCTGAAAAGTTATATATAGAGAGTATTGAAGATTATAAAAAGAGTTTTCCTAAAGACAAAAGTCTACCTTTAATATCTATAGATGGTTATATAATAAATAAACAGTTTAATAAAGCTTTTCAAAATATAGATATTCTTGATAGATATGTAAAAGGAGATAAATTGCTTAATTTTATTAGAGGTAATACTTTTATTTATCAGAAAAAAATTAAAGAAGCATTAGAAATGTTTACTACTGTGAATAAAGATTTTCCAAAATTTATAGATGCTTATGAAAGTAAATTGATGATTTATTTAGAGCAGCATAACCATGAAAAGGCTATTGAAATATTAGATGTTTTAAATAATGATTTTAAAACTAATAAAGAAGATATAACCTTAAATATAGCTAATAATTATCCTAATTTTATAAAATCTAAAGCGTATGAAAATTGGTATAAATCTAAATAA
- a CDS encoding quinone-dependent dihydroorotate dehydrogenase has protein sequence MYKIIIRPIFFLFDPEKIHHFTFGLVKFLSKIPLLPSIFRSLYQVNDKNLERNLFGLTFKNPVGLAAGFDKNAVLYNELANFGFGFIEIGTVTPKGQVGNPKKRLFRLKDDQGIINRMGFNNEGLEAAIDQLKKNKGKLIIGGNIGKNTNTLSENYTEDYLTCFNGLHPYVDYFVLNVSCPNVSSHAKLEDVGYLKELITEVQKVNNQQEKQKPILLKIAPDLNDTQLDEIIQLVAETKIDGVITSNTSINRNNLKVSESRLKAIGNGGVSGQPIKERSTRVIKYLADNSNKAFPIIGVGGIHSEQDALEKIKAGADLVQIYTGFIYEGPRLVKRINKAILKAI, from the coding sequence ATGTATAAAATAATTATAAGACCAATATTTTTCCTTTTCGATCCAGAGAAAATACATCATTTTACTTTTGGACTGGTAAAGTTTTTATCTAAAATTCCTTTATTACCTTCAATTTTTAGAAGTTTATATCAAGTTAACGATAAAAATTTAGAAAGAAATTTATTTGGGTTAACCTTTAAAAATCCAGTAGGGTTAGCAGCAGGATTTGATAAAAACGCCGTCCTGTATAATGAACTTGCAAATTTTGGCTTTGGTTTTATTGAAATTGGTACGGTTACTCCAAAAGGTCAAGTTGGAAATCCAAAGAAAAGATTATTTCGTCTAAAAGATGATCAAGGTATTATTAATAGAATGGGTTTTAATAATGAAGGATTAGAAGCTGCAATTGACCAACTAAAAAAGAATAAAGGAAAATTAATTATAGGTGGAAATATTGGTAAAAACACCAATACTTTATCCGAAAACTACACCGAAGATTATTTAACATGCTTTAATGGATTACACCCGTATGTAGATTATTTTGTACTAAATGTGAGTTGCCCAAATGTTTCTAGTCATGCAAAATTAGAAGACGTTGGATATTTAAAAGAACTGATTACTGAAGTTCAAAAAGTAAATAATCAACAAGAAAAACAAAAACCAATTTTATTAAAAATAGCTCCAGATTTAAATGATACTCAGCTAGATGAAATTATTCAACTAGTCGCTGAGACTAAAATAGATGGTGTTATTACTTCTAATACATCAATTAATAGAAATAATTTAAAAGTATCAGAAAGTCGTTTAAAAGCAATTGGAAATGGTGGTGTAAGCGGGCAACCGATTAAAGAAAGAAGTACAAGGGTAATTAAATATTTAGCAGATAACTCCAACAAAGCTTTTCCAATTATTGGTGTGGGAGGAATTCATTCTGAACAGGATGCTTTAGAAAAAATTAAGGCTGGTGCAGATTTAGTACAAATTTATACAGGCTTTATTTATGAAGGTCCTCGTTTAGTAAAACGAATTAATAAGGCAATTTTAAAAGCTATTTAA
- a CDS encoding bifunctional UDP-sugar hydrolase/5'-nucleotidase, giving the protein MNLKKSLIYFLFIAIIFSCATTKQVVKDDGKIDFTFLQLNDVYEIAPIQGGMFGGMARVETVHQDLVKENPNTMLVMAGDFLNPSLLGTIKVDGERVRGKQMVEVMNAMNFDVVAFGNHEFDVPKKDLQKRLNESNFEWISANVKLKESGNSIPFYKEKNGVKTSVGETFIKEFTDADGTKIKVGFISVCIPSNPKEYVEYGNMFVKARTSYNAIKDKVDVVFGLTHVKIVNDKRIAKLIPDLPLIMGGHEHTNSNNFVGNVQISKADANAKTVYIHRISFDKKTGKAIVTSELKEINNTIKTDARVGAIVTKWQQILKAKIKDIVAKPDEVIYNTKVPLEARDTPIRSIQTNMGAIITKAMSFGFNDKVDCALVNGGSIRIDDVLEGDINAVDIFRVLPYGGGILKVEIKGRLLKRVLDYGKKAAGTGAYLQRYNAVLQGDTWLVNHQPINIDKVYTVAFSDYLLKGFDIPFLNAKNKEVFSIYQPKSTEISYDIRKAVVSYLKSL; this is encoded by the coding sequence ATGAATTTAAAAAAATCACTTATATATTTCTTATTTATTGCTATCATTTTTTCATGTGCTACAACAAAACAAGTAGTAAAAGATGATGGAAAAATAGACTTCACTTTTTTACAATTAAATGATGTATATGAAATTGCGCCCATCCAAGGAGGAATGTTTGGTGGAATGGCAAGAGTAGAAACTGTACATCAAGATTTAGTAAAAGAAAATCCGAATACAATGCTAGTAATGGCTGGTGATTTCTTGAATCCGTCTTTATTAGGTACCATAAAAGTTGATGGAGAACGAGTACGTGGAAAACAAATGGTAGAAGTAATGAATGCTATGAATTTTGATGTAGTAGCCTTCGGAAATCATGAGTTTGATGTTCCAAAAAAAGATTTACAAAAACGCTTAAATGAAAGTAATTTCGAATGGATTTCTGCCAATGTAAAATTAAAAGAAAGTGGTAATTCTATTCCGTTTTATAAAGAAAAAAATGGTGTAAAAACTTCAGTTGGAGAAACGTTTATCAAAGAATTCACTGACGCAGATGGAACTAAAATAAAAGTAGGCTTTATCAGTGTTTGTATTCCTTCAAACCCAAAAGAATATGTAGAATATGGCAATATGTTTGTAAAGGCAAGAACTTCTTACAATGCTATAAAAGATAAGGTTGATGTTGTTTTTGGTTTAACGCACGTTAAAATTGTGAACGATAAAAGAATTGCAAAATTAATTCCTGATTTACCTTTAATTATGGGCGGACATGAACATACAAATAGTAATAATTTTGTTGGGAATGTTCAGATTTCTAAAGCGGACGCCAATGCAAAAACAGTATATATTCATAGAATTTCGTTCGATAAAAAAACTGGTAAGGCGATTGTAACATCAGAATTAAAAGAAATAAATAATACTATTAAAACAGATGCTAGAGTAGGAGCAATCGTTACTAAATGGCAGCAAATTTTAAAAGCAAAAATTAAAGACATTGTTGCAAAACCAGATGAAGTAATTTATAACACAAAAGTTCCTTTAGAAGCAAGAGACACACCAATAAGAAGTATACAAACAAATATGGGAGCAATTATTACCAAAGCGATGAGTTTTGGTTTTAATGATAAAGTAGACTGTGCTTTAGTGAATGGAGGTTCTATTAGAATAGACGATGTTTTAGAAGGCGATATTAATGCAGTAGATATTTTTAGAGTATTGCCTTATGGTGGCGGAATTTTAAAAGTGGAAATTAAAGGTCGTTTATTAAAAAGAGTATTAGATTATGGAAAAAAAGCTGCAGGTACTGGTGCCTATTTACAGCGTTATAATGCTGTTTTACAGGGTGATACCTGGTTGGTGAATCATCAGCCAATTAATATAGATAAAGTATATACTGTTGCTTTTTCTGACTACCTTTTAAAAGGTTTTGACATTCCTTTTTTAAACGCTAAAAACAAAGAAGTATTCTCAATTTATCAACCTAAATCAACAGAGATTTCTTATGATATTAGAAAGGCTGTAGTGTCTTATTTAAAATCTTTGTAA
- a CDS encoding nitrate/nitrite transporter, which produces MNKSKLTLPIIVISQFFCTSLWFAGNGVMSNLVTSFNLNDNALGLLTSSVQFGFIFGTLLFALFTIVDRFSPSKVFFLSAVLGALFNIGFIFENQTLYSLISLRFLTGFFLAGVYPVGMKIATDYFKKGLGKSLGYLVGALVLGTSLPHLLKDILINFSWKSVLITTSSLAFTGGLLMLVFVKNGSYRKKSTALDLSICFKVFKNVDFRKAAFGYFGHMWELYAFWTFVPILFMKFQKLNTTVEYNISILSFFVIAIGGISCVFGGYISEKLGVKKTATSFLFLSFVCCIISPLIFQQNNEYIFMCFMLFWGMVIIADSPLFSTLVAKNAPLKDKGTALTIVNCIGFSITIVSIQILSNLIDLTNSNSVFLLLGIGPLFGLISLRKKSN; this is translated from the coding sequence ATGAATAAATCAAAATTAACATTACCAATAATTGTTATTTCACAGTTCTTTTGCACTTCATTATGGTTTGCAGGAAATGGAGTCATGTCTAATCTTGTTACTTCTTTTAACTTAAATGATAATGCTTTAGGATTATTAACTTCTTCAGTTCAATTCGGGTTTATTTTTGGCACATTATTATTTGCTTTATTTACCATTGTTGATCGTTTTTCTCCCTCAAAAGTATTTTTTCTTAGCGCTGTTTTAGGAGCTCTATTTAATATTGGATTCATTTTTGAAAATCAAACTTTATATAGTTTAATCAGTTTACGATTTTTAACAGGGTTTTTCTTAGCGGGGGTTTATCCTGTAGGAATGAAAATAGCTACCGATTATTTTAAAAAAGGACTTGGAAAATCATTAGGATACTTAGTTGGTGCTTTAGTTTTAGGAACTTCCCTACCTCATCTGCTTAAAGATATTTTGATTAATTTTTCTTGGAAAAGTGTATTAATTACAACGTCTTCTTTAGCTTTTACAGGAGGTTTATTAATGTTAGTCTTTGTTAAGAATGGTTCCTATAGAAAAAAGAGTACTGCCTTAGATCTATCAATTTGTTTTAAAGTTTTTAAGAATGTTGATTTTAGAAAAGCTGCTTTTGGATATTTTGGACATATGTGGGAGTTATATGCCTTTTGGACATTTGTTCCTATATTATTTATGAAGTTTCAAAAATTAAATACTACTGTAGAGTATAATATCTCTATCCTTTCTTTTTTTGTAATTGCAATTGGTGGAATATCGTGCGTTTTTGGAGGATACATTTCTGAAAAATTAGGGGTTAAAAAAACGGCAACTAGCTTTTTATTCTTATCCTTTGTATGCTGTATAATTTCTCCTTTAATATTTCAACAAAATAATGAATATATTTTCATGTGTTTTATGCTTTTTTGGGGAATGGTTATCATTGCAGATTCACCATTGTTTTCTACACTGGTAGCAAAAAATGCACCACTAAAAGATAAAGGAACCGCATTGACAATTGTTAACTGTATCGGGTTTTCTATAACAATTGTTAGTATTCAGATTCTGAGTAATTTAATAGATCTAACAAACTCTAATTCAGTTTTCTTACTATTAGGTATTGGGCCGCTTTTTGGATTAATCAGCCTTAGAAAAAAATCAAATTAA
- a CDS encoding DUF721 domain-containing protein, whose product MSKRENDSFSIKDLMGSFIKDNNLSKGMQKLKIEEVWAKLMGQGVVSYTTGIQLQNKTLVIKLSSSVLREELSYGKEKIVKMINEEMGSEVVNKLLLV is encoded by the coding sequence ATGAGTAAAAGAGAAAACGATAGTTTTTCGATTAAAGATTTAATGGGGTCTTTTATAAAAGATAATAACCTCTCTAAAGGCATGCAAAAACTGAAGATAGAAGAAGTTTGGGCAAAGCTAATGGGGCAGGGTGTTGTGTCTTATACTACCGGTATTCAACTACAAAATAAAACATTGGTGATAAAATTATCTTCTTCTGTTCTTAGAGAAGAATTAAGCTATGGTAAAGAAAAAATTGTAAAAATGATTAATGAAGAAATGGGGAGTGAGGTTGTTAATAAATTGTTGTTGGTTTAG
- a CDS encoding hydroxymethylglutaryl-CoA lyase, translated as MKKVKIIECPRDAMQGIKSHFIPTEKKALYINSLLKVGFDTIDFGSFVSPKAIPQMRDTAAVLSQLDLSKTSSKLLAIIANVRGANDASQFEEIDYLGYPFSISENFQMRNTHKTIAESIETLDEILNIAGKTNKQVVTYLSMGFGNPYGDPWNVDIVGKWTEKLSKMGVKIVSLSDTIGSSTPEVIDYLFSNLIPQYSEIEFGAHLHTTPDTWHQKVNAAFKAGCNRFDGAIKGYGGCPMAKDELTGNMPTEKLVSYFTTENVETNIKPMSFESAYNKALEVFV; from the coding sequence ATGAAAAAAGTCAAAATCATAGAATGTCCACGTGATGCAATGCAAGGAATAAAGTCTCACTTTATTCCAACAGAAAAAAAGGCATTGTATATCAATTCTTTACTAAAAGTAGGTTTTGATACGATTGATTTTGGTTCTTTTGTTTCTCCTAAAGCGATTCCACAAATGCGAGATACAGCCGCTGTTTTATCACAATTAGACTTGTCTAAAACTAGCAGTAAATTATTAGCAATTATTGCTAATGTTAGAGGTGCAAACGATGCTTCACAGTTTGAAGAAATCGATTATTTAGGATATCCGTTTTCAATTTCAGAGAATTTTCAAATGCGTAATACGCATAAAACCATTGCTGAATCTATAGAAACGTTAGACGAAATTTTAAACATTGCAGGCAAAACAAATAAACAAGTAGTTACCTATTTATCAATGGGATTTGGGAATCCGTATGGAGATCCTTGGAATGTTGATATTGTTGGTAAATGGACAGAAAAACTATCTAAAATGGGTGTAAAAATAGTATCGCTTTCTGATACAATTGGAAGTTCGACGCCAGAAGTAATTGATTACTTGTTTTCTAATTTAATTCCGCAATACTCAGAAATTGAGTTTGGTGCACATTTACATACAACACCAGATACATGGCACCAAAAAGTAAATGCAGCTTTTAAAGCTGGTTGTAATCGTTTTGATGGAGCAATAAAAGGCTACGGTGGTTGTCCAATGGCAAAAGATGAATTAACAGGTAATATGCCAACTGAAAAATTAGTCTCTTATTTTACTACAGAAAATGTAGAAACTAATATTAAACCGATGAGTTTTGAAAGTGCTTATAATAAAGCTTTAGAGGTTTTTGTTTGA
- the pheT gene encoding phenylalanine--tRNA ligase subunit beta, whose product MKISYTWLQQFLQLDWEASKTGELLTDLGLEVEGIETKETIKGSLQGVIVGEVLECIQHPNADRLKITKVDLGTGEPLQIVCGAPNVAAGQKVPVATIGTMLYDDKGAGFKIKKGKIRGEESHGMICAEDELGLGKSYDGILVLEDTIEVGTPLATVYNVQSDQVFEIGLTPNRADSMSHYGVARDLRAGLMQNDINLELISPSVSDFHVDERTLRIDVDVEDKDLVPRYCGITISDVEVKDSPEWIQNRLKAIGLTPKNNIVDITNYVLHELGQPLHAFDTAKIKGNKVVVKNLKEGTKFITLDEVERELSSEDIMICDAEDNPLCIGGVFGGLKSGVTENTNAIFLEAAYFNPVSIRKTAKRHALNTDASFRFERGIDINTTEYALKRAALLIEEYAGGKMASDILDVYPEKMEDFQVFLSYENAYRLIGQEIPKETIKKILASLEIKISSETEGGLGLTIPSYRVDVQREADIIEEILRVYGYNNVEFSHKLNTSISFDTTNETKIENIVANQLSALGFNETMANSLTKEDYVNLTENLQLEHNVEMLNPLSSDLKVMRQSLLFSGLESVSYNINRKNNTLKFYEFGKTYHKFQDKYQEDKHLTLFVTGNRTKDGWNAASRISDFFYVKGIITTLLSRLGVHKLKTTPVKSDIFSEGISFGLGKIKLVDFGTVKQSILKEFSIKQEVLYADFNWENILKLTGKKNLKVSDMPKFPAVKRDLALLLDDKVEFKEIYNLAFQSEKNLLKEVDLFDVYEGDKLPEGKKSYAVSFVLQDESKTLADKQIDKIMQKLQQTFEKNLDAVLR is encoded by the coding sequence ATGAAAATATCATATACCTGGTTGCAACAATTTTTACAATTAGACTGGGAAGCCTCTAAAACAGGTGAATTACTTACAGATTTAGGATTAGAAGTAGAAGGTATAGAAACCAAAGAAACAATTAAAGGGAGTCTACAAGGTGTTATTGTTGGCGAAGTTTTAGAATGTATTCAACATCCAAATGCTGATCGTTTAAAAATTACTAAAGTCGATTTAGGAACAGGTGAACCACTACAAATTGTGTGTGGAGCACCAAATGTTGCTGCTGGACAAAAAGTGCCTGTAGCTACTATTGGTACAATGTTGTATGATGATAAAGGCGCAGGATTTAAAATAAAGAAAGGAAAAATTAGAGGAGAAGAAAGTCATGGAATGATTTGTGCCGAAGACGAATTAGGTTTAGGGAAATCTTATGACGGAATTCTAGTTTTAGAAGATACAATAGAAGTTGGTACACCTTTAGCAACTGTTTATAATGTACAATCAGATCAAGTATTTGAAATTGGGTTAACACCCAATAGAGCAGATTCTATGAGTCATTATGGAGTTGCAAGAGATTTACGAGCTGGTTTAATGCAAAACGATATTAATCTTGAATTAATTTCACCATCTGTGTCAGATTTTCATGTAGATGAACGTACTTTAAGAATAGATGTTGATGTAGAAGATAAAGATTTGGTACCTCGTTATTGCGGAATTACAATTTCTGATGTTGAAGTAAAAGATTCACCAGAATGGATTCAAAATAGATTAAAAGCCATTGGTTTAACACCCAAAAATAATATTGTAGACATCACTAATTATGTATTACATGAATTAGGACAACCGCTTCATGCGTTTGATACTGCAAAGATAAAAGGGAATAAAGTAGTTGTAAAAAACTTAAAAGAAGGCACAAAATTCATCACGTTAGATGAAGTTGAAAGAGAATTATCATCAGAAGACATTATGATTTGTGATGCAGAAGATAATCCACTTTGTATTGGTGGTGTTTTTGGTGGATTAAAATCGGGTGTTACAGAAAACACAAATGCCATATTTTTAGAAGCGGCTTATTTTAATCCAGTATCAATTCGTAAGACTGCAAAAAGACATGCGTTAAACACAGATGCTTCTTTTCGTTTCGAAAGAGGAATTGATATTAATACAACAGAATATGCTCTAAAACGTGCAGCTTTATTAATTGAAGAATATGCAGGCGGAAAAATGGCATCAGATATTTTAGATGTCTATCCAGAAAAGATGGAAGACTTTCAAGTGTTTCTTTCTTATGAAAATGCGTATCGATTAATTGGTCAAGAAATTCCTAAAGAAACTATTAAGAAAATATTAGCCTCTTTAGAAATAAAAATAAGCAGTGAAACTGAAGGAGGTTTAGGATTAACAATACCTTCGTATCGAGTTGATGTACAAAGAGAAGCAGATATTATAGAAGAGATTCTAAGAGTATATGGCTATAATAATGTGGAGTTTTCACACAAATTAAACACCTCAATTTCATTTGATACTACTAATGAGACTAAGATAGAAAATATTGTTGCCAACCAATTAAGTGCTTTAGGATTTAATGAAACTATGGCAAATTCTTTAACCAAAGAAGACTACGTTAATTTAACAGAAAACTTACAACTAGAGCATAATGTGGAAATGCTTAATCCGTTAAGTAGCGATTTAAAAGTGATGCGTCAATCACTATTATTTAGTGGCTTAGAAAGTGTTTCTTATAATATTAATAGAAAAAATAACACCTTAAAGTTTTACGAATTCGGTAAAACATATCATAAATTTCAAGATAAATACCAAGAAGATAAACATCTAACACTTTTTGTAACTGGAAACAGAACAAAAGATGGTTGGAATGCTGCTTCTAGAATTTCAGATTTCTTTTATGTAAAAGGTATTATTACTACTTTGTTAAGTAGGCTAGGAGTGCATAAATTAAAAACAACACCAGTAAAATCAGATATTTTCTCTGAAGGTATTTCCTTTGGTTTAGGTAAAATAAAATTAGTTGATTTTGGAACTGTTAAGCAATCAATTTTAAAAGAGTTTTCTATAAAACAAGAGGTTTTATATGCTGATTTTAATTGGGAGAATATTTTAAAATTAACAGGTAAGAAAAATTTAAAAGTTTCTGACATGCCAAAGTTCCCAGCTGTAAAACGTGATTTAGCACTATTGTTAGATGATAAAGTTGAGTTTAAAGAAATTTATAATCTAGCATTTCAATCTGAAAAAAACTTATTAAAAGAAGTAGATTTATTTGATGTGTATGAAGGTGATAAATTACCAGAAGGTAAAAAATCATATGCAGTAAGTTTTGTGTTACAAGATGAAAGCAAAACCTTAGCAGATAAACAAATAGATAAAATAATGCAAAAATTACAGCAAACATTCGAAAAGAATTTGGATGCTGTTTTAAGATAG
- a CDS encoding LysE family translocator, which yields MNFEILFSFVLATSALAISPGPDNIFVLTQSIVNGKKYGLATVFGLISGCLVHTTLLAFGVSAIIKESETIFFVIKVLGAMYLLYLAFKLYKADAAIVLFNDNVEKKSTSQLFKQGFIMNVLNPKVTIFFLAFFPGFLFSDSLSTVIQFYVLGLLFMLVSFIIFSLIAILAGTISESIQQNKNIGLYLKWTQIIVFLAIAVFILI from the coding sequence ATGAATTTTGAAATTTTATTTTCTTTCGTTCTTGCTACAAGTGCATTAGCTATTTCACCTGGGCCAGATAATATTTTTGTTTTAACACAAAGTATTGTAAATGGTAAAAAGTATGGATTAGCGACTGTTTTTGGCTTAATTTCTGGGTGTTTAGTCCATACTACGTTGTTAGCTTTTGGAGTTTCTGCCATTATAAAAGAATCAGAGACTATTTTTTTTGTAATTAAAGTATTGGGAGCAATGTATTTATTGTATTTAGCATTCAAGCTTTATAAAGCTGATGCTGCCATAGTTTTATTTAATGATAATGTTGAGAAGAAATCAACTTCTCAATTATTTAAGCAAGGGTTTATTATGAATGTTTTAAATCCTAAAGTAACTATTTTCTTTTTGGCTTTTTTTCCAGGATTTTTGTTTAGTGATTCGCTATCAACGGTAATACAATTTTATGTTTTAGGATTGCTTTTTATGTTGGTGTCATTCATTATTTTTTCTTTAATAGCAATTCTAGCAGGAACAATATCAGAAAGTATTCAGCAAAATAAAAATATTGGATTGTATCTTAAATGGACTCAAATTATTGTCTTTCTAGCCATTGCAGTATTTATTTTAATTTGA